Proteins found in one Labrenzia sp. VG12 genomic segment:
- the flhB gene encoding flagellar biosynthesis protein FlhB, with amino-acid sequence MADNTDDSEKTEDPTQKRLKEAHDKGDVPKSQEVSTWFTLAGATLMIALLAPGAAAALGDLMKGYLEHAHQIPVDGYALKALWRDTGQSVALIAGLPLLALVLMAVAGNLVQHQPLFTGETIKPKLSKISPLSGFKRLFSVDSLVNFAKGMAKIVIVGAVMVAVMWPHRDEADIIIFAETSVILQEARVLILQCLAAILAVMTVVAAADFIYQKNKWFNKQKMSLREIKEEFKQTEGDPQVKGKIRQLRMERSRKRMMAAVPAATVVVTNPTHYAVALKYEEGMGAPLCLAKGTDAVALKMREIAKEHEVPVVENPPLARALYATVDIDQEVPEEHYKAVAEVIGFVFRMRNRAKWRAN; translated from the coding sequence ATGGCTGACAATACCGACGATTCGGAGAAAACTGAGGACCCCACGCAAAAGCGCTTGAAGGAAGCGCATGACAAGGGGGACGTACCGAAATCTCAGGAAGTCAGTACCTGGTTCACGCTGGCCGGGGCGACCCTGATGATTGCCCTGCTTGCGCCCGGAGCGGCTGCTGCGCTGGGCGACCTGATGAAAGGATACCTGGAGCATGCCCACCAGATCCCGGTGGACGGCTATGCGCTGAAAGCCCTGTGGCGCGACACGGGCCAGTCGGTTGCCTTGATCGCCGGTTTGCCTCTTCTGGCGCTGGTTCTCATGGCGGTTGCAGGCAACCTCGTGCAGCACCAGCCGCTGTTTACCGGCGAAACCATCAAGCCGAAGCTCTCCAAGATTTCACCTCTCTCGGGCTTCAAGCGCCTGTTTTCCGTCGACAGCCTGGTCAACTTCGCAAAGGGCATGGCGAAGATCGTGATCGTGGGCGCGGTCATGGTCGCGGTGATGTGGCCACACCGGGATGAGGCCGACATCATCATCTTCGCGGAAACCAGCGTCATTCTGCAGGAAGCCCGGGTGCTTATCCTGCAATGCCTTGCCGCCATTCTTGCGGTCATGACGGTCGTTGCCGCAGCCGACTTCATCTACCAGAAGAACAAGTGGTTCAACAAACAGAAGATGTCGCTGCGCGAGATCAAAGAAGAATTTAAGCAGACGGAAGGTGATCCGCAGGTCAAGGGCAAGATCCGGCAACTCCGGATGGAACGCTCGCGCAAGCGCATGATGGCGGCGGTGCCGGCTGCGACGGTGGTCGTTACCAACCCGACCCACTATGCTGTTGCACTCAAATATGAAGAGGGAATGGGCGCGCCGCTCTGCCTGGCCAAGGGCACGGATGCCGTTGCCCTGAAAATGCGTGAGATCGCCAAGGAGCACGAGGTGCCCGTGGTCGAGAACCCGCCGCTTGCCCGTGCGCTTTATGCGACCGTCGACATCGATCAGGAAGTGCCGGAAGAGCATTACAAGGCGGTTGCCGAGGTGATCGGCTTCGTCTTCCGCATGCGCAACCGCGCCAAGTGGCGGGCAAACTGA
- the fliR gene encoding flagellar biosynthetic protein FliR, translating into MTIQLDFLPDVAAAFMLMFARLGTMIMLLPGLGESTIPTRFRLTIALALTLVLYPVASSLYPADLTSNAPRLAMLLFAEMAIGFGIGLCAKMITSVLQIAGVIMANQSGLAFALGTDIANEGQQGALYGNFLSILGITLIFVTDTHYLVIAALHDSFTLFPPGMPPPVGDFSQNAADTVAHVFTIAVRMSAPFLVVGLVFYFGLGLLNKLMPQMQIFFIAMPVNIAIGFLLLMVLIVTLMMFYLDHFQQALGKFIVG; encoded by the coding sequence ATGACGATCCAGCTTGATTTCCTGCCCGATGTTGCCGCCGCGTTCATGCTGATGTTCGCGCGGCTGGGCACGATGATCATGCTGCTGCCGGGGCTCGGAGAGAGCACCATTCCAACGCGGTTTCGGCTGACGATCGCACTGGCCCTGACGCTGGTGCTCTATCCGGTAGCCTCCTCACTCTATCCGGCCGACCTGACATCGAACGCGCCACGGCTCGCAATGCTCCTGTTTGCGGAAATGGCCATCGGGTTCGGCATCGGGCTCTGTGCTAAGATGATCACGTCCGTCCTGCAGATCGCGGGTGTGATCATGGCCAACCAGTCGGGCCTGGCCTTTGCGCTCGGCACGGACATCGCCAACGAGGGCCAGCAGGGCGCGCTTTACGGCAACTTCCTGTCAATCCTTGGGATCACGCTGATCTTCGTGACCGACACCCACTATCTGGTGATCGCTGCGCTGCATGACAGTTTCACTCTTTTTCCGCCGGGAATGCCGCCGCCCGTTGGCGACTTTTCCCAGAACGCGGCGGATACGGTGGCGCATGTCTTTACCATCGCGGTGCGCATGTCCGCGCCGTTTCTGGTGGTCGGTCTGGTGTTTTACTTCGGCCTTGGCCTGCTTAACAAGCTGATGCCGCAAATGCAGATCTTCTTCATCGCCATGCCCGTGAACATCGCGATCGGGTTCCTTCTTCTCATGGTGCTGATTGTCACGCTGATGATGTTCTATCTGGATCATTTTCAGCAGGCTCTCGGCAAGTTCATTGTGGGGTGA
- the fliQ gene encoding flagellar biosynthesis protein FliQ, with amino-acid sequence MTGAEVLDVAREAVWTMILVAGPVMVIGLLVGIVIALFQALTQIQEMTLVFVPKILAIFATILVMLPFMSSVLQTFMGRISELILTTG; translated from the coding sequence ATGACCGGTGCTGAAGTTCTAGATGTGGCACGTGAAGCCGTCTGGACCATGATCCTGGTGGCGGGGCCGGTCATGGTGATCGGTCTTCTGGTGGGCATCGTGATCGCCCTGTTCCAGGCACTGACGCAGATTCAGGAAATGACGCTGGTCTTCGTGCCCAAGATCCTGGCGATCTTTGCGACAATCCTTGTGATGCTGCCCTTCATGAGCAGCGTGCTCCAGACCTTCATGGGGCGCATCAGCGAGTTGATCCTGACCACCGGTTAG
- a CDS encoding flagellar hook-basal body complex protein FliE, whose translation MSTASIANNAYQMAAKLQQQARALEDNAPRPEAVDFGKMVQEAVGDVVEAGRVADDKAVGLVEGKADVVDVVTAIAETEVALETMVAVRDRVISAYEEIMRMPI comes from the coding sequence ATGTCGACCGCATCGATTGCTAACAATGCCTACCAGATGGCGGCCAAGCTGCAGCAGCAGGCGCGGGCGCTGGAAGACAACGCGCCCCGTCCGGAGGCTGTCGATTTCGGCAAGATGGTGCAGGAAGCGGTCGGGGACGTGGTTGAGGCTGGACGTGTGGCCGACGACAAGGCTGTTGGCCTTGTGGAAGGCAAGGCCGACGTGGTCGATGTGGTCACGGCGATCGCCGAAACCGAAGTGGCCCTGGAAACCATGGTCGCGGTGCGCGACCGGGTCATTTCCGCCTATGAGGAAATCATGCGAATGCCGATCTGA
- the flgC gene encoding flagellar basal body rod protein FlgC, giving the protein MDLLKSLFISASGLKAQNGRMRVIAENIANANSTGRTPEEEPYRRKIPTFQSHFDRELEANKVELGKIAEDTSAFKSVHMPGHPAADEQGYVRQPNVNTLIETTDMREAQRSYEANLNVIDSTRKMLQKTIDILRA; this is encoded by the coding sequence ATGGACCTGCTCAAATCCCTGTTCATCTCCGCAAGCGGACTGAAAGCGCAAAACGGGCGCATGCGAGTCATCGCGGAGAACATTGCCAACGCCAACTCGACAGGCAGGACACCCGAGGAAGAGCCCTACCGGCGCAAGATCCCGACCTTCCAGTCTCATTTCGATCGCGAGCTGGAGGCCAACAAGGTTGAGCTCGGCAAGATCGCAGAGGACACGTCCGCGTTCAAATCCGTGCACATGCCGGGGCATCCGGCCGCGGACGAGCAGGGCTATGTGCGTCAGCCGAACGTGAACACGCTGATCGAGACCACCGACATGCGCGAAGCGCAGCGGTCCTACGAAGCCAATCTGAACGTCATCGATTCAACCCGAAAGATGCTTCAGAAGACCATCGATATTCTGCGGGCGTAA
- the flgB gene encoding flagellar basal body rod protein FlgB, which translates to MTVTDLPLFQALKSKMQWHQTRQGVLAENIAHADTPGYQAREVKAYSFQEHIGRQSFGLTTATTKAGHIEVAISGQGKVKAEERDTFEITPSGNSVNLEEQMMKITENQMDYQAVTALYTKGLGLIRKALSKSV; encoded by the coding sequence ATGACCGTCACCGATCTGCCGCTGTTCCAGGCGCTGAAGTCGAAGATGCAATGGCATCAGACACGGCAGGGCGTGCTTGCGGAAAACATTGCCCATGCTGACACGCCTGGCTACCAGGCCCGGGAAGTGAAGGCCTATTCCTTCCAGGAGCATATCGGTCGTCAGTCTTTCGGCCTGACAACGGCCACCACCAAGGCCGGGCATATCGAAGTGGCGATATCGGGCCAGGGCAAGGTCAAGGCGGAAGAGCGCGACACATTCGAAATCACGCCGAGCGGAAACAGCGTCAATCTGGAAGAGCAGATGATGAAGATCACCGAAAACCAGATGGACTACCAGGCGGTGACAGCGCTTTACACCAAGGGACTCGGATTGATCCGGAAAGCCCTTTCCAAAAGCGTCTGA
- a CDS encoding flagellar biosynthetic protein FliO has translation MYNWIETTFNVSGGVTQAIAVILALAVVLLLFALFIFILKRLMGGQTSPNRNRQPRIAVMDSATIDARRRLVLVRRDNIEHLILIGGPSDVVVEQNILRNAPLAQTRPGQAAGLGGQAPVRTPVAPGPDIPARPDDLAAQNEPTPPLADQARPPAPPVAASPAPLPARAVPAPQTREMPSAGAVRPTPPAFSKSAETSLPPQATPPVASPSAPETPPATSSSAGKRPDRAADLLKAAAQNGFSRTFGKDKKEAPKISEDLASASKAETAAPSQAAASPPETPSAAPGSTASSRLKSLARPFSPRERPSYGGHSISPPASGPAARAKTALLKPREAANPQEKVEPVMGAAGALSETEPSGTETAHAATVVTDTTSVALPAATGEADAQIAPAAAESASEVEKEVSKQAEVEPNTSDQDEASQDKTDAASAADDKTASDAATPDANGPDQTPDITLDMNDLLEDLPQAGTPAAEATSEEKAPAGADQAPAEQEPPAGQDASVKQDAPQQAPSNAAPAIQHRPSEQKKPAEPVKAAPRPTGTLGDRNPIEDEMAKILDELGGPSN, from the coding sequence ATGTACAACTGGATCGAAACCACATTCAATGTGAGCGGGGGCGTCACGCAGGCCATTGCCGTCATTCTGGCGCTTGCAGTCGTCTTGCTGCTGTTTGCGCTGTTCATTTTCATCCTCAAGCGCCTCATGGGTGGCCAGACCAGCCCGAACCGCAATCGGCAACCGCGCATCGCCGTCATGGACAGTGCCACGATTGATGCCAGGCGGCGCCTTGTTCTGGTGCGACGCGACAATATCGAACATCTCATCCTGATCGGTGGGCCGAGCGATGTCGTTGTTGAGCAGAACATTCTGCGCAATGCCCCGCTCGCACAAACGCGCCCCGGACAGGCGGCCGGCCTCGGCGGTCAGGCTCCTGTGAGGACACCGGTCGCCCCAGGCCCCGATATCCCCGCACGACCGGACGACCTCGCCGCCCAGAACGAACCGACACCACCTCTTGCAGATCAGGCCCGCCCACCGGCGCCGCCCGTTGCCGCCAGCCCTGCCCCCCTGCCTGCACGTGCCGTCCCTGCGCCCCAGACCCGGGAAATGCCATCAGCCGGCGCAGTGCGCCCGACACCACCAGCCTTTTCCAAATCCGCTGAAACGTCGCTGCCGCCGCAAGCGACACCGCCCGTTGCCAGCCCGTCGGCGCCTGAAACTCCGCCCGCAACCAGCTCCAGTGCTGGCAAGCGCCCGGACCGCGCCGCGGACCTCCTGAAGGCCGCCGCCCAGAACGGTTTCAGCCGAACCTTCGGCAAGGATAAAAAGGAGGCGCCGAAAATCTCCGAGGACCTGGCCAGTGCGAGCAAAGCGGAAACTGCGGCGCCTTCCCAAGCGGCTGCCAGCCCACCGGAAACACCCTCTGCCGCACCAGGATCAACCGCCAGCTCCAGACTGAAGTCCCTTGCCAGGCCCTTCAGTCCACGCGAACGGCCGTCCTACGGCGGGCACTCGATCTCCCCGCCCGCCTCCGGTCCGGCAGCGCGTGCCAAAACAGCCTTGCTGAAACCAAGGGAAGCCGCGAACCCACAGGAAAAGGTCGAACCGGTCATGGGCGCTGCGGGAGCGTTGTCTGAAACCGAGCCATCAGGCACGGAGACCGCACACGCAGCCACAGTCGTCACCGACACCACTTCGGTGGCGCTACCGGCAGCCACCGGGGAAGCAGACGCTCAGATCGCTCCCGCGGCTGCCGAAAGCGCTTCTGAGGTCGAAAAGGAAGTTTCCAAGCAAGCCGAGGTCGAGCCCAACACAAGTGATCAGGACGAGGCCAGTCAGGACAAGACCGACGCTGCATCTGCGGCAGATGACAAGACTGCAAGCGATGCCGCGACACCCGACGCAAATGGTCCTGACCAGACGCCGGACATTACCCTCGACATGAACGACCTTCTGGAAGATCTGCCGCAAGCCGGAACGCCGGCAGCTGAAGCCACCAGTGAAGAGAAGGCGCCCGCAGGCGCCGACCAGGCACCTGCCGAACAAGAACCACCAGCCGGCCAGGACGCCTCGGTCAAACAGGACGCGCCACAACAGGCGCCGTCCAATGCCGCCCCCGCCATCCAGCACCGTCCATCGGAGCAGAAAAAGCCGGCCGAACCGGTAAAAGCTGCCCCCCGGCCCACCGGCACCCTTGGAGACAGGAACCCGATCGAAGACGAAATGGCAAAGATCCTCGACGAACTGGGTGGGCCGTCGAATTGA
- the fliP gene encoding flagellar type III secretion system pore protein FliP (The bacterial flagellar biogenesis protein FliP forms a type III secretion system (T3SS)-type pore required for flagellar assembly.), whose translation MAAGPALAQEISVGFGDDASLTERAVQLVILLTVLSLAPSILIMVTSFTRIVVVLSLLRSAIGLQTAPPNMVMISLALFLSAFIMMPTLQAAYNEGVQPLVDGDIEIEQAYERASDPFRTFMLSQVREKDLALFQELSGQDAPEGPEDLAMATLIPAFMISELRRAFEIGFLLYLPFLIIDLVIASVLMSMGMMMLPPVVISLPFKLIFFVLVDGWNLVAGSLVKSFGGG comes from the coding sequence GTGGCTGCCGGGCCAGCCTTGGCGCAGGAAATTTCCGTCGGCTTCGGAGACGACGCCAGCCTGACGGAACGCGCCGTTCAGCTCGTCATCCTCCTGACCGTTCTGTCCCTCGCACCTTCGATCCTCATCATGGTGACGAGTTTCACGCGCATTGTCGTGGTGCTGTCGCTGCTTCGCTCCGCCATCGGGCTGCAAACGGCGCCGCCCAACATGGTGATGATCAGCCTGGCCCTGTTCCTGTCCGCCTTCATCATGATGCCAACCCTGCAGGCAGCCTATAATGAAGGCGTGCAGCCGCTGGTCGACGGCGACATCGAGATCGAACAGGCCTATGAGCGTGCCTCCGATCCATTCCGCACCTTCATGTTGTCCCAGGTGCGCGAGAAGGATCTTGCCCTGTTCCAGGAACTCTCCGGCCAGGACGCTCCGGAAGGCCCGGAAGACCTGGCGATGGCCACGCTCATTCCCGCCTTCATGATTTCGGAACTGCGCCGCGCATTCGAAATCGGCTTTCTGCTCTATCTGCCCTTTCTGATCATCGATCTGGTGATTGCCTCGGTGCTCATGTCCATGGGCATGATGATGTTGCCTCCTGTAGTGATCTCGCTGCCGTTCAAGCTGATCTTCTTTGTTCTCGTCGACGGCTGGAACCTGGTGGCCGGATCACTGGTGAAGAGTTTTGGCGGTGGTTGA
- a CDS encoding DUF2336 domain-containing protein, with product MLRDQLEQLARIKEPEARSKLIRTLVGEYARSEEHDPTETERELFSRIVLSVFDQLDRAARYELVVRLAKTDRIIPDLADRLAQEDYELSEPVIECSPMISQDALMALAKNGGNNKRLSMAHRADLSEEITDTLIARASRNVVHALLDNLEAPFSIKGTLALLIFANTEAEVLAGIARRAMNDEEFMEMQMDILETNCPLVPPPLKSALESGDLIRLASSIEGAQRDGGVELDGMHYSRHEASIQIANGELSFDAILRTLFEQARLDAAIWLIGRKINLADDVVADTLKSDADGAIMRLMLQTGIHEKTYRDFLKARCEWLDRSTRSIPELVMRYKAELKKPRRTAAQPEMQKVAT from the coding sequence GTGTTAAGAGATCAGCTTGAACAGCTCGCCCGGATTAAGGAACCCGAAGCGCGGTCGAAACTCATTCGAACGCTTGTCGGCGAGTACGCCCGTTCGGAGGAGCACGACCCGACCGAGACCGAACGGGAGCTGTTTTCCAGGATCGTGCTCTCGGTCTTCGATCAGCTTGATCGCGCGGCCCGTTACGAACTGGTCGTGCGGCTCGCCAAAACGGACCGGATCATTCCGGATCTGGCCGACAGACTGGCCCAGGAAGACTACGAGCTGTCCGAACCGGTGATCGAGTGTTCCCCCATGATCAGCCAGGATGCGCTCATGGCCCTGGCAAAGAACGGCGGCAACAACAAGCGTCTGTCCATGGCGCACCGCGCCGACCTGAGCGAGGAAATCACCGACACGTTGATCGCGCGTGCCAGCAGAAATGTCGTGCATGCGCTCCTCGACAACCTGGAAGCCCCCTTTTCCATCAAGGGCACACTGGCTCTCCTGATCTTTGCAAATACCGAGGCTGAAGTGCTCGCCGGGATTGCAAGGCGCGCCATGAATGACGAGGAATTCATGGAGATGCAGATGGACATTCTGGAGACCAATTGTCCGCTGGTACCGCCTCCCCTCAAATCGGCCCTGGAGAGCGGCGACCTGATCCGGCTCGCCAGCAGCATTGAAGGCGCTCAGCGCGACGGCGGTGTCGAACTGGATGGCATGCACTATTCGAGGCATGAAGCCAGCATACAGATCGCCAATGGCGAGCTGTCATTCGACGCGATCCTGCGCACCCTGTTTGAGCAGGCGCGTCTCGACGCCGCGATCTGGCTGATCGGCCGCAAGATCAATCTTGCGGACGATGTGGTTGCCGACACACTGAAATCCGATGCGGACGGCGCCATCATGCGTCTGATGTTGCAAACCGGCATCCACGAAAAGACCTATCGTGATTTCCTCAAAGCGCGCTGCGAATGGCTCGACCGAAGCACCCGGTCCATTCCGGAACTGGTCATGCGCTACAAGGCCGAACTGAAAAAGCCGCGCAGAACCGCAGCTCAGCCCGAGATGCAAAAGGTGGCAACCTAA
- a CDS encoding MotE family protein, producing the protein MNLRLLPLLGVSASALLALKLLGLTLGPESGDISINGAVAQETPAGGDQQTMDMPEMADGEGAAMAPPPPPAELPDQPVLPDSLEIGGSAAERAVLESLGRRRESLQQQEGQLDLREKLLKATEERIQKRVDELKKLEERIEAAVEEKKRQEENEIAGLVTMYENMKPKDAARIFDRLSLPILMKVVRQMKPRKMADILAKMHPEAAERLTVAIASNASEPVQPPQPVRAQAPAQDTLPKIPSN; encoded by the coding sequence ATGAATTTGAGACTGCTGCCATTATTGGGAGTTTCGGCGAGTGCGCTGCTCGCCCTGAAGCTGCTTGGCCTGACGCTCGGGCCGGAAAGCGGCGATATTTCCATCAATGGGGCAGTCGCACAGGAAACGCCGGCGGGCGGTGATCAGCAGACCATGGACATGCCGGAAATGGCCGATGGCGAGGGCGCCGCAATGGCACCGCCGCCGCCGCCGGCCGAGCTTCCGGACCAGCCCGTTCTGCCGGACAGTCTCGAAATCGGTGGGTCGGCCGCCGAGCGTGCGGTGCTGGAAAGCCTCGGTAGACGGCGGGAGTCCCTGCAGCAGCAGGAAGGGCAGCTGGACCTGCGTGAAAAGCTGCTGAAGGCCACCGAGGAACGCATACAGAAACGTGTCGACGAACTGAAGAAACTGGAAGAGCGGATCGAGGCCGCCGTCGAAGAGAAGAAGAGGCAGGAAGAAAACGAGATCGCCGGTCTGGTGACCATGTATGAAAACATGAAGCCAAAGGACGCGGCGCGGATTTTCGACCGGTTGAGCCTGCCGATCCTGATGAAGGTCGTGCGTCAGATGAAACCCCGGAAGATGGCGGACATTCTTGCCAAGATGCATCCGGAGGCAGCAGAGCGGCTGACGGTTGCAATCGCCAGTAACGCCTCGGAGCCTGTCCAGCCGCCGCAGCCGGTGCGGGCACAGGCGCCTGCACAGGACACCTTGCCGAAAATTCCCTCCAACTGA
- a CDS encoding DUF6468 domain-containing protein, giving the protein MSTLPLGMIIEGLVAVLLVITIGYCWTLNRRLQRLRADEEVLRATISELMTATEIAERAILGLKTTAAEADKTLGHRLKQAETMSHTLAGQLGEGEKVFTKISQIADAARMASPQREPAPRQHGYAPQPSLEPQYHAPVAEDFAPVPAAEPEPRRSSRASDIRSAAAEATARLEQFRKRNGAAA; this is encoded by the coding sequence ATGAGCACTTTGCCACTCGGGATGATCATCGAAGGTCTGGTCGCTGTGCTGCTGGTGATCACGATCGGTTATTGCTGGACGCTGAACCGCCGTCTTCAGCGGCTGCGGGCGGATGAGGAAGTGCTTCGCGCGACCATTTCGGAACTGATGACGGCAACGGAGATTGCCGAACGGGCGATCCTGGGCCTGAAGACCACCGCAGCGGAAGCTGACAAGACTTTGGGGCATCGCCTTAAGCAAGCGGAAACCATGTCTCACACCCTTGCTGGCCAACTGGGCGAAGGTGAGAAAGTCTTTACCAAGATATCCCAGATTGCCGACGCAGCCCGGATGGCCTCGCCGCAACGCGAACCCGCGCCCCGGCAGCATGGCTATGCTCCCCAGCCTTCGCTGGAACCGCAATACCATGCGCCCGTGGCGGAAGATTTCGCACCGGTGCCAGCGGCGGAACCGGAACCGCGTCGGAGCAGCCGGGCCTCCGATATCCGCAGTGCTGCCGCGGAAGCGACCGCACGGCTGGAACAGTTCCGTAAACGCAATGGTGCTGCTGCATGA
- the fliM gene encoding flagellar motor switch protein FliM: MDDDDDLSEEDMADAWGAALAEQGAGGDDDEDLAAAWGAALEEQGAGSSDDMAAQWAAMIDDSEPDLENATRGADRVLNQEEIDNLLGFNIEDTIAGDQSGIRALINSAMVSYERLPMLEIVFDRLVRLTTTSLRNFTSDNVEVSLDSISSVRFGDYLNSIPLPAILGVFKAEEWDGFGLITVESSLIYSIIDVLLGGGRGTSAVRVEGRPYTTIETGLVQQMVALILQDAEQAFAPLSPVHFNLERLETNPRFAAISRPANAAILVELRIDMEDRGGSVEIMMPYATLEPIRDLLLQMFMGEKFGRDPIWEGHLATEIHAAEVDIDAVLYETYLPLGRVLSLDIGQTLVFDKEPSDPVMIKCGNVPLTEGTLGKVDDTIAIRVAKNLRKPKMTLAAFERAMQSEMGEQ, encoded by the coding sequence ATCGACGACGATGACGATCTGTCCGAAGAGGACATGGCGGATGCGTGGGGCGCGGCTCTTGCCGAGCAGGGCGCTGGCGGCGACGACGATGAAGATCTCGCCGCGGCCTGGGGTGCTGCTCTAGAGGAGCAGGGCGCCGGCAGTTCCGACGACATGGCTGCCCAGTGGGCGGCCATGATCGACGACAGCGAACCGGATCTGGAAAATGCCACGCGCGGCGCTGACCGTGTCCTGAACCAGGAGGAAATCGACAACCTCCTCGGCTTCAACATTGAAGACACGATCGCCGGTGACCAGAGCGGCATCCGGGCCCTTATCAACTCGGCAATGGTCTCCTATGAGCGCCTGCCGATGCTGGAAATCGTCTTTGACCGCCTGGTGCGGCTGACGACGACTTCCTTGCGCAACTTCACCTCCGACAACGTGGAAGTGTCGCTGGATTCCATCAGTTCCGTACGTTTCGGCGATTATCTCAACTCCATCCCGCTGCCGGCCATTCTGGGCGTGTTCAAGGCGGAGGAGTGGGACGGGTTCGGCCTGATCACGGTTGAATCGAGCCTGATCTATTCCATCATCGACGTTCTGCTTGGCGGCGGACGCGGTACCTCGGCGGTGCGTGTTGAAGGCCGTCCCTATACGACCATCGAGACGGGTCTGGTGCAGCAGATGGTGGCGCTGATCCTTCAGGATGCCGAGCAGGCTTTCGCACCGTTGTCGCCGGTGCATTTCAACCTGGAACGCCTGGAAACCAACCCGCGCTTCGCCGCGATCTCCCGACCGGCCAACGCAGCCATCCTTGTCGAACTTCGCATCGACATGGAGGACCGTGGCGGTTCTGTCGAGATCATGATGCCCTATGCGACGCTCGAGCCGATCCGCGATCTGCTCCTGCAGATGTTCATGGGCGAGAAATTCGGCCGCGATCCGATCTGGGAAGGGCATCTGGCAACGGAAATCCATGCGGCCGAGGTCGATATCGATGCCGTGCTTTACGAGACCTACCTGCCGCTCGGACGAGTGCTCAGTCTCGACATCGGCCAGACGCTTGTCTTCGACAAGGAGCCGAGCGATCCGGTGATGATCAAATGCGGCAATGTCCCACTGACCGAGGGAACGCTCGGCAAGGTGGACGACACGATTGCCATCCGCGTCGCAAAGAATTTGCGCAAGCCCAAAATGACCCTGGCGGCCTTCGAGCGCGCCATGCAGAGCGAAATGGGAGAACAATGA
- a CDS encoding flagellar basal body-associated FliL family protein, producing the protein MTDENAAADEDGDDGAEGAAGGGKKKLFLFGGIGLVLLLAAGGAGYYFFMMGDSMPAPTPGDPDQPQVVQKPVVFYDLPEMTVNLATDGRTTYLKVRIALEVENRAMIEQIQPYLPRILDAFQIYLRELRPADLEGSAGLFRLKEELLRRINLSVYPAKVEGVLFKEILVQ; encoded by the coding sequence ATGACAGACGAAAACGCCGCAGCCGACGAAGACGGCGATGATGGTGCGGAAGGTGCCGCCGGGGGCGGCAAGAAAAAGCTGTTCCTCTTTGGCGGCATTGGCCTGGTTCTGCTGCTCGCTGCCGGTGGCGCGGGCTACTATTTCTTCATGATGGGCGACAGCATGCCGGCGCCCACGCCGGGAGACCCAGACCAGCCTCAGGTGGTTCAAAAACCGGTGGTCTTTTACGACCTGCCGGAAATGACGGTCAATTTGGCGACGGACGGGCGCACCACCTACCTGAAGGTGAGGATCGCGCTGGAAGTCGAGAATCGCGCAATGATCGAGCAGATCCAGCCGTATCTGCCGCGGATCCTGGATGCATTCCAGATCTACCTCCGCGAATTGCGCCCTGCGGACCTGGAAGGGTCTGCTGGTCTGTTCCGCCTGAAGGAAGAATTGCTTCGGCGGATCAATCTGTCGGTCTATCCGGCAAAGGTTGAAGGGGTGCTGTTCAAGGAAATCCTTGTTCAGTGA